From the genome of Miscanthus floridulus cultivar M001 chromosome 10, ASM1932011v1, whole genome shotgun sequence, one region includes:
- the LOC136489604 gene encoding E3 ubiquitin-protein ligase Os03g0188200-like has product MPALATTGGRRHLVVLHVASPLAGNWQQLLAAAAAAGAGFWPVAGPENSSEPTVAADKELAQPSVPAPAQTPAVALERTYRSAGRWAEQMCSVCLWEVADGDIVRVLIACRHCFHTACIKPWLHEGDTCPLCRAPTTAKGGRNMAT; this is encoded by the exons ATGCCTGCACTGGCCACCACAGGAGGACGTCGGCATCTGGTGGTCCTCCACGTTGCCTCGCCCTTAGCGGGCAACTGGCAGCAGCTGctggcagcagcagctgctgccggGGCAGGATTCTGGCCTGTCGCCGGGCCAGAAAATAG TAGTGAGCCTACGGTGGCGGCAGACAAAGAGTTGGCGCAGCCATCGGTGCCGGCACCGGCACAAACGCCAGCAGTTGCGCTGGAGCGCACGTACCGGTCTGCGGGCCGGTGGGCTGAGCAGATGTGTTCAGTGTGCCTGTGGGAGGTGGCCGACGGCGACATTGTGAGGGTGCTGATCGCGTGCAGACATTGCTTCCACACTGCCTGCATCAAGCCATGGCTGCACGAGGGCGACACCTGCCCGCTCTGCCGCGCTCCCACAACTGCCAAAGGCGGCCGGAACATGGCGACGTGA